ACCTGAAAAAGTTGGAGAACAAAAAAGAATCAGAAATCAGCCAAGCCCAAGAGATAGTAAGGGATTGTCAGTTAAAAGGAAAAGTAATAACCTTTGATGCGTTGCACTGTAATCAGAAAACTGCCGCTCTCGTAATTGAGAGTGGAAATGATTATATAATGGCTTTAAAAAAAAATCAAAAAAAGTTATATGAGCAAGTCGAAGCGGTAATACAAAGTGAAAATCCTTTGAGTGTAGATGTGACTCATGAACACAGCCATGGCAGAAAACAGAAGGACAACGGTGGTTAACTGCTCACGGGTACAAGATTTTCAGTCTGGAGGAATTGTTTGCCCTAAAATCCTGAAAATCATCGAGTTTTAGAGCGATAAAAATCTAAATACATAGATGTAAGTTCTCTATACGAAAGATTTAGAGAAGTTTTTGTTATTCAAAAATAAGAAAATTATCTCGTGAGCAAAACTCCAGACAATTCAGTTAGAATTACTCAGTTTTTTCGCCGCATTCCTAAAAATTGGGGACTCAATTTGACTCCCCAATTTGGGAAAATGAAACAGCCCTGGGGGTTGGGGGAGAGGTCATAGAGGAATCTGTCTCCAGAATGAAACAGCCCTGACCTCCCTACCCCCATAACCAGGTACGGTAAACACACCAAAAAAAATCTGTCAAGTTATTGCAATATTTTTTAACTGTCTGTTACAATCGTTTACATAGAAAGCAAGCTAAAGCAGGTTAGGAGAAAAGTTATGTTTACCGTTTTAATTTCTTTATTCATTGTGGGTTGGGTTGCGGCTGCTGTAATTGGGACTCAAGCTTACTTCCGGGGTGAACAAACCAAACCCATTCACGAACGCAATTGGAATTCTAACTCCTTTGAACAAATCGCTCAGTCCGTTACAGGTCAAGAAACCGACTACAGCGTCCGCATTCCTGCCTATAGTTTAGATGCTTACGCCAGCAATAATTTAGGGAATTAATTCTCTAATATTCAACCTGAAAAAACAAAAAATAAGTAACATTTTTACCCCTGCAATTCGTGGAAGATTGAAGGGGTATTTTTTTATTCTAACGCAACCCTCATCCCTTGCTAGGGAATACAGTTTCAATAACTTATAAAATCCTTCAGAGTTAAAGTTCTTCCAGGGGATAAAAACCGTTATATTTAGCTCCAACGATGGGGCTTTGTTTATGCTTTTTAAGCGTAACTTTTTATCACTAGATTTTGTTGTAGAAATTTAAGTTTTAAAAGTTTTTATTTGGAGTTTTCTAGGCGTTAAAGAGTTAGAGCTTTTAGCAACTACAGAAAGCTCGGATTTTTTAATTTCTGTTTGCGGTTGTGAAGTCGAAGCCTCCTTCGATTCCGCATTAACAGAAGACTTCAACTCAATTGTGTTGGCTACTTATTTCTAGGTAGTCCCACTAAAATCATGTAACCTTTCGGTTACGGGAAGGTGCCTTTACCGCTAGAGCGTCAGGCTAGGGGCGTTATTTCTATGCGGTAGAGCCGCCCCCCAAAATTAGATTGTCATAAATCTAGTTTTTTGTCAACAGTTATTGATTATTTCCCTCCAATTACTGCATTAACAGAAAACTTCAACTCAATTGTGTTGGTGTTTCCAATCAATTAATTTCCCTAGCGAGTAGGGATCTTTCTATTTTAAACTTATAAGTTCAATCAACTGAGTGGCTAAATCTAAAATCACACATTGAGTTCCAGTTCCTAATTTTTCCCAAGGTTTAAAATGTTTTCATAATTTCTCCTTACAATCCATCGGTTACAGTTATTAATGTTGAACTTCAACAACGCCTCGCACCATATTCATCCCACAACTAAAGGTATATTCTCCTGATTCTTCGGGAATAAATTCAATAGTTGTGGTTTGATTCAAAGGTAAATCTTGAGCAATATTAAAATCAGGAAACAGCACTTTATCTAAGCAATGGCTGGGGTCTTTACGAATAAAGTTAAGCCGGACTTTTTTACCCGATTGAACGGTAATCCGATTAGGTTGATAGCCGCCATCGACTAAAATTTCTAATTCTTGAGTCTCCTCATTTAGTGTTGCTTTTTTTGCTTTGGGTTTACTGAATAAAAACCACCAGAGTTCTAATCCAATTAATGCTAATCCACTGACAGTAACAACCATTTTTGTTGATAACGGTTGTTCAATTGTTTTAAATTGAGCGTTAGCAGGTTCTGAATGGGATTCCATTGCTCGTAGAGGAGCAGAATTAACCATTAAAACTGATAGTAAAATTCCGCTAAATTGTAACCCTGTTTTGATTTTAATGTTCATAGTCTTCACTCCTTATTCTAAGAATAATTACTCTACAGTAAGTCTCAATCATTTATACACATTACCGCCCATCGTAGGGGCGAGGTTCTCTCGCCCTGACACCGAGATGCGTATCCATACTGGCTCTATTTCCCTTCTCAATACACTTTTTAACTAAAGATTAATTCAGCTTAAACTGACGTAAGCGTAAGGCATTAGAAACAACTGAAATCGAACTCAGTGCCATTGCTCCTCCTGCAATAATCGGATTGAGTAACCAACCCGTTAAGGGATAAAGAATTCCGGCTGCAATGGGAATTCCGGCTGAGTTATAAATAAAGGCAAAAAACAGGTTTTGGCGAATATTATTTAAGGTGGCTTTACTTAATTTAATTGCGGTCACTAAACCGATTAAATCCCCTGAAATTAAGGTAATATCACTAGCTGCGATCGCAACATCTGTTCCTGTACCAATGGCAATTCCTACATCCGCTTGAGCTAAAGCCGGAGCATCATTAATTCCATCCCCCACCATTGCTACAATTGAAGGCTGTTTTTTCCGTCCTTTCCGTTCAGTTTGCAGGGATTTAATCATATTTGCTTTTTGGTCGGGACGGACTTCGGCAAATATTCGTTTAATTCCGACTTCAGAAGCGATCGCTTCGGCGGTTTTTTGATTATCTCCCGTTAACATCACCACCTCTAACCCCATTTTTTGTAAAGCTTGAATTGCCGTTTTTGAGGTGGGTTTCACCGCATCTGAAATCGCAACTAACCCTTCGATTTCTCCATCTACTGCTATCCAAGCTGTTGTTTTTCCTTCAGACTCCCAACTGACTTGATACTGTTGTAAAGGTTCAGTTTCAATTCCTAATTCTTGCATCCAGCGAGACGTTCCAATTTGTACAAATCGATCTGAAATATACCCTTGAACTCCCATCCCGGCTAAGGCTTGAAAATTGCGAATTTCAGGTAAGGGAAAAGTCACCCCTTGTGCTTTAGCATATTGAACAATTGCTTCTGCTAAGGGATGCTCAGATTGTTGTTCAATAGCTGCGGCTAATCGTAATAATTTTAATTCATGATCATTATTAGTTCCGCCTACGGTTACATACTGGGTAACAGTGGGTTTTCCGGCGGTAATGGTTCCGGTTTTATCTAATACAATGGTTTGGATTTTATGGGCTAATTCTAAACTATCCGCTCCTTTAATTAAGATACCATGTTCAGCCCCTAAACCTGTTCCCACCATCACAGAAGTTGGTGTTGCTAATCCCAATGCACAGGGACAAGCAATAATTAAAACGCCGACGGTTGTTGTTATTGCTAGAGTAAGATTTCCGGTAAAATTAAACCAGAGAATAAAAGTAGCGATCGCGATCGCAATCACAACTGGAACAAACCAACCTGTTACCTGATCGGCTAATTTTTGAATCGGTGCTTTTGACCCTTGCGCCTGTTGAACTAACTGCACAATTTGCGCTAATACCGTATCTTTTCCCACCCGTGAAGCTCGAAATTTAAAGCTTCCGGTTTTATTAATTGTCGCCCCAATGACTTCATCCCCTGGATGTTTTTCAACGGGAATACTTTCTCCTGTTACCATCGATTCATCTATCGTTGAATTCCCTTCAATTAATTCCCCATCAACGGGGATTTTTTCACCGGGACGGACTCGAATAATATCACCAACATTCACTGCTTCAATGGGAAGATCAATTTCTTCTCCAGACCGAATGACACGGGCGGTTTTTGCTTGTAATCCCATTAATTTTTTAATCGCATCGGAGGTTTTTCCTTTGGCGCGATATTCGAGTAATTGACCGAGTAAAATTAAGGTAATAATCACAGCAGCCGATTCATAATAAACATCCGCCGATAAGCCTTGATTTAAAAAGAATTGCGGGAAGAAAGTGACAAAAATAGAATACAAATAAGCAGCCCCTGTTCCCACCGCTATTAAAGTATTCATATCAGCTTGATGACGTTTTAAGCCTTTCCAAGCTCCTAAGAAAAAGGCTTGACCTGACCAAAATAAAATCGGTGTTGTCAGGATTAATTGTAACCCAGGATTGTGCATCCAAGCGGGAATCCAAGGTAAATTTAAACCCGTCATCATCGGTAATCCCCCGATGACTAAAAGCACACTAATAATGGCACTAATTACGACTTTTTGGGTTAATTTTTGTTCAATTTCTCGGCTTTCTTTCTCGCGGTCTTGGAGATGAGAGGTTGTATCTTCGATGGGTTTGGCGCTATATCCCGCATCGATAACCGCCTGTTGAATTTGCTCAATATTAGTTTGCTTGGGATCAAATTCAACCGTTGCTTGTTCAGCACCAAAATTAACGTGACAAACAGCAACCCCATCAACATTTTGAATGGCTGTTTCTATGGTATTGGCGCAGGCGGCGCATCCCATTCCCTTTAATTGGAAATAGCTTGTTTTCATGGGTTAAACTTCATTTTGAGTTGAGTGGGTTGGTGCGTGCGCCTTGCTTACGCACCCTACACTGTTATTTTAAAGTCTCCTCTTTACTGGAGTGTCAAGGGGGGGATGGAAAATTAAATTTGTAATCGCTTACAACCCACTTGGATGTAGAGGTAAAGTAACTGTAACGGTTGTTCCTTGATTAATTTTACTTTCTAAAGAAATTTGACCGTGATGATTTTCTACTATTGCTTGGGCGATCGCTAAACCTAAACCTGACCCTCCACTATTACGATGAGTCCGAGAAGGATCAACGCGATAAAACCGATCAAAAAGATGGGGTAAGGCTTCAACAGGAATCCCAATTCCTGTATCTTTTATTATAACTTGTAAGGCTTCAAATTTCAAGAGAGAATGATTTTTTTCCCAAGATTCAGTTACTTTTCCTAATGTGGGTTGTCGTTTAATTTTAGGAATCTGTTTTAATTCTATTTTAATTTCACCACCAGCCGGAGTATACTGGACAGCATTACTGACTAAATTCGTAAATAATCGCACCAATTGATCCCAATCTCCTTGTAAAGTAAAGGGTTCAGTTTCGGTGTTTGGATGACTATTGGAATTGGCAATAAGATCCTCAGAATCTTCAATAAAATTTAAGGAAAGATGAACTTTTTGTAGAATTGCGATCGCTTTTTGTTCTTCTATAACCTCCATTAATAAGCCATCCAAAGGAAGGGAAATAAATTGAGGTTTAACAATACCGCTATCCTGTCTGGCTAAAAATAATAAATCATCGACTAACCGACCTAAACGGCGAGTAATTCGTTCAATAACTTGCAATTGTTGTTGTTCAGAATTGGATAAATTGGGTTCTGCTAAAGCGACTTGGACATTAGTTTGAATCAGCGCAATCGGACTTCTTAATTCATGGGACGCATCGGCGGTAAATTGTTTTAACCGTTGATAGGAATATAGCACAGGTTCCATGGCTAAACCGGATAAAAACCAGCCAATTGCAGCCACACCAATTACCATTAAAATTGTTCCGATTGTTAAATCTAATATTAACTGACGAATGGGTTTTGCGACTTCAAACCAAGGATGACTAACTCGTAAATAGCCTAAGACTTGGCGTCCGATTTCTACCCGGTCTGTTACTTGTCTTAAAATCATTTCTGAAGTGTTATTTTTTTCAGAAATATGAACCGTTTCTCCACTCTGGTTTGGATGAATGGGAATATCCAATGGTTGAGAAAACGTAGACCATAATAATTCTCCCGTTGGACTAAACCATTCCAGATCAATATGATCATCTTCAACGGTATTAGAATTATTTCTAAAACTCGCTTCCACATTAACTTGAAATTGACCTGCTAATACCGCAGGAGACATCGCTGGAGGGGTAGAAACGGGTTCAATAACAAGGGAACGTTCAACCACTTCTACAACGTGATTTAAAGTATCATCAATACGTTCAATTAAGGTATTTCGCACATAGAAATAAAACCCACTCGCAAATAATAATAATAAAATAGCGGTAACTGCGGTATACCAAATTGCTAACCGTCGCCGAGTGGCTTGAAACATAAGTGATAAATTTTTGCTAATCTATGAATAGGTTAAAATTCTATTTTAGGGTAAGGAAAGGATCATGATCTTACAAGTTGAAGCTCAAAAAATCTATACCCTTGAAGACTATCTGGATTTTGAGGTGAATTCTCCAGAACGCCATGAATATATTAACGGTGAAATTAGACCTATGACAGGTGGAACTCCCAATCATAATCAAATTGCTGGTAATCTCTACGCAACGCTGAATTTTTCCCTCAAGCGTCAACCCTATCGGGTATTTGTTACCGACCAACGGCTTTGGATTCCTGAAAAACGCCTCTATACTTATCCTGATATTATGGTTGTTCAGGGTGAAATTCAACTCCAAGAAGGCAGAAAAGACACGATTACAAATCCGTTAATCATTGCAGAAGTATTATCAGCATCAACCCGAAACTACGACAAAGACGAAAAATTTGCCGCCTATCGTACTCTTCCTACTTTTCAAGAATATCTCCTCATTGATCAATATACGATTCATATTGAACATTATTATAAAACGGATGAAAAACACTGGATATTTGTGGAGTATAATAATAGCAATGAAACCCTAGTGCTTAACTCCATTTCGTTTGAAATAGTTATAGCTGATCTTTATGATAAAGTTGAGTTTTAAACCCAAGAATTAATTGAATTGAATTTATCTAAAATAGTACCTTTTGAACCGTATAAGCAGGAGCTTCTATAATCATGACATGATGGGGAATATCTGTTACTTCAAGCTCAAAAAGATCATCAGAGGTTTTAACTAAAATCGATTTCAAAGCTCCTTTAGCTTGAGATGCTTTATGCAATAAACTCAGTGCTTTGTGTAAGCTTTCTCCCTGACGCTGTACTCGAATGGGGACAGGTTTACCTCGATAATTCTGTTTTAAAATAGCATCTATTCCTTGATTTCTTTGGACAGGAATAATATCTAAACTCGAAATAATATTGAGGGCTTCTTCATCGACATTTAGGTAGGCTTTTCGGCCTTTTTGCAGTAACACAGACTCAGATTTAATCGGGGTTTTCAATCTATCTTTAGAAAGTTGAACCGCATCCGGGGAAATATCAATTCCTATTCCTGAACGATTTAATAATTTAGCGGCTATAATTGTTGTCCCACTTCCACAAAAGGGATCTAATACAATATCCCCAGGGTTAGAAGCTAATTCAATAATTCGTTCTAGGAGTAAAATCGGTTTTTGGCTAGGATAACCGACACGCTCTTTTGCTTTAGGGTTTAAATAGGGAATTTCCCAAACATCACTTAAGGGGACTCCTTTTTTCGGGTCAGCCGGAATAATTTCCCCATCATTATCTTTAGCATAAACCGCTTTACCATGCTCATCTCTGGTGCGTTTTTGTAAGATTTGATCGACATTTGTAGATTCTGAATAATGGCAATAAATAGGATTAAAGGTAAATTGATTTGTTTTAGAATAAAAAAATATCGTTTGATGAGCAGGTAACAATCCTTTTTTAGAATTAGACCAGCGCTTATAACTCCAAATAATTTCTGATCTAAAATTATCTTGACCAAAAATATGATTTAAAATCGCTCTAATGATATAATTAGCATGAGTATCACAATGTACAAAAATCGAGCCATCTTCCCTTAAAACATGATATAGAACAGCTAATCTATCATGAATAAATTTTGCATAGTCTTGCTCACTTTCCCATAAATCATTATAACTAAATTCCAATTGTCTATCTCTCGTTTTTAAAGACTGCTGTTTTTGGGTAAAAAAAGGAGGGTCTAAATAAATCAGATTAACGAAATTTGAAGGCATTTTTTGGATAATATCTAGGCAGTCTCCTTGAAGAATATCGTAAGTATTATTCATGATTTTTAGTATATTAATAAATTATAATTCATCCGAATTCGTATTTTGATCAGCAATTTTTTGTAAGATAGCCCTTAAATCTATACCCGTTCTTTCATTAACATAATTCCAGGCACTCTCTCCATAGTGATATTCACCGCCAATTCCCTTATAAAGTGTTTCTAAAGTTTGCTGAACTCTTATAGCCTGTTGTCTATTGGGGTAATAAAACATAATACGAATAGGTCTGTAACCTGCGGTTGATATAGTTTTGATTCTAGTATGTTCTTTTGTAATATGATCTCCATCTGTTGTTGCATCTATCCATTTAATTTCAATTGCATTGTTTCCTTCTAAACAATCAATTTCAAATGTTTTTGGTCTTGAACCCATAGTATTAGTAATCTTGACTGCTTTTGAATTAGGATATTTTTCCAGAAAAGATAATTGAGTGGCTTTCTCTAAAAATGATCCTTGCCATAAATTAGATAAAATTTGTATAGAAAAATATAAGTTATATGTAATTAAATTTATAGTATTATTTAATTATAGCTTTAAATTATTGATTATGTCAATATCTTTAATCCTAGAGTTTCTTTTTGTTCTACTTTTAAATGATTGATTTCTGATTTTTCCAAAATAAACTGACCATATAAAATTGAAATCTCAAAAATATCTGTTGTAATCAAAGCGGGTTTGCGGTGATGGTCTTCACCCAATGAAATCCCAAATAAATCGGCTTGTAATTCATTCGCTAACTCTGAATCATACACATCCCATCTAATTTCTTGACAGTCTTTGAAGATAATTTTATAAGGAATAGGTTCTTCGGGGTTATATAAACATTGAAATGTAATTTCATTTCCCCATAATGAAATATTAATGCTTTTAATTAATGAAGTGAACCCTCCTAAACCGAGTAAATGGTAATCATCATTCCAGTTCTTCATTTAATCTTTCTCCTGTTTGATGGGTATTTTCTAGAAGATTACCTAAATTATCGCGGGTTTGTAACAGACAACCATTTTGGTCAAGACGTAAACCCTTATTAATTCTTTGTCCTTCTACATTATATTTTGGTGCAGGTGTTCGGATGACTTCTCCGTTAGGACGAATCATAACGACTGAAGCATCTGCAAATTTATATTCAATATAACCTCCTTTTGTATTTTTGATAGTTGCTCCTAAAGAACGCAAAAACTCATCCGCTTCTTGACGACTCATCCCTGTTAAGTCCCCAAACTCAGATGCAGTTCCATTCCCCCCAACTCCTTGACCGGGCACTAACTTCTAATCTCTCCTATTTAAAATTGCAAAATCCTGAACACAGGGTGACTGTTTAACAGCCATCTCGAGTTCAGGATTAAGTTGAATCTTCCGTGTTTTAACTGATTATTCGGCGGCGGTTGCTAACTCTTCCGTTGACCCTTGGGTACGACGGCGAGTTAACGTATTGAATAACATTTGACCAATGGCTTTAATTAAATTACCTTCTAATTCATTAAACATTTTCATGTTCATTCCGAAGGCATCATTGGCTTCATCAACAATGCGAGTCGCCATGTCTTGGTCAATATCAACGCTATCCATTTGTTGACGATAATTCACTTTAAAAGCTTTTTCATCAGGAATATCGTTGAACTCGTAAAATTGGGTTCCTTTCCCTTCTGGGAGGTTCATGGCATTTTGAGCAATTCCTTTGAGAATTTGACCCCCAGATAAATCACCCATATAGCGAGTATAGAGATGAGCAATTAATAATTCAGGTTGAGAATTAGAAACTTCCCGAATTCGAGCCACATAAGCTTTTCCTGCTTCAGAAGGTTGTACTTCTTCCTTCCAATTTTCTCCATAATAAAAGTATAAATCCTGCTCTAAACTTTGTTTGCGGTTGAGTTCAGGAAAATACAATTTGGATAAAACAGGATGGTTGCGGTGGCGTTCCATCTCCTCTTCCATTGCAGAGTAGACGAAATAGAGATTTCCCGCTAATTTCCGGTAAGACGTCTTTTCTACCGTACCCTTTAAAAAGCACTTGATAAAACCGACGTTTTCCGCCATTGTGTGAGACTTTTTCGTGCCTTCTCGCAGTTGGGTTGCTAAGTTAACGCTCATACTAAAAAATTTAATCCCAAAGCTAAATTCAACAGTAGGGGTCTTGCTAATGACAGCACCGTGAAAAAACCGCCTAATTTTTAAGATTAAACTGATTTGATGAGAAATGGTGTTAAGAATTGTCACATTTGCGGGTCAGGATTCGTTCTATTCCGAAGGTGACAGGCCTTAAGACTTTAACCAAGCTGGGTGAGAGAGTAACGCTTCAATGACTCGCACTCCTCGCAATTGATTAGATAGAGGAAGATGACCTTTTGGTGCTGTTAAATCCCAAGTAAATCCTTGGGGATAGCGCGTCCAATTTCGACCTGTGCGCCACCCAATTTTCGGCCAGAGTTTATCCCAATTTTTATTAACACCAAGCCAGAGTTCTCTTTGGATAGAATAGCCGAATTTGCCTTCAGAATGAATCCGCCAAAGAGCATCAAGGGTGTGTAAATCCGTCGTTGGAAAGCGTTCAATCTCAGAAAAATAAAGCCATTTTCTTTGTAAAGCCGAAGCTCCAGCTAATTCACAAAGGTTTTGTAAACTTAATTTATCAGCCTCTAAAAAGTTTTGTTCGGCGAGTAATTTTTGCAAGGGAATATAATCTATTCCGGCTTCGGATTTTAACGGGACAATTCCCGTAGGAAAATGGGTTTGCAAAAAGGTACTGACTTTTTCTGAATTGGGATGAGCCGTATATAAAATTTGATAAACTTTACCCTCAACTACACTAGGGGGATGAGACTGCTGTTTTAATAAAAATTCCATTAAAACATCCCAAACTGTCTCCCCACCTTGGGTTAATGTTTGTAGCAGTTGGAATTGGGCTTTTTCCGACCCTGCAAAAAGCTGAGAGCGTAATTCATCCGCACTCATGAGGTCAAGTTGTGGGGAAGTGGTCAAGTCAGTCATAAGGGGCGTAGCGTTTCAGGTTTTGATTGAGGACAAAATTCTCAACTTCAATTATTGTACAAGGAGCCGGGAATAGTTAACCGTTGAGAATTCGTTGAATCAGGGCAGTGGTGGAGGAGGGAACTTCAATATTAATGAAAGCCACTTCACCGCCATAGCATTGTACAATAGGGGCTTCGGGGAGGGTTTCTAAGGTGTAGTCTCCTCCTTTAACGTAAATATCGGGTTTCAGGGTCGCGATTAAATCATCGGCTGTGGTTTGGGAAAAAATCACCACACCATCAACAGGTTTCAAACTAGCAAGCACTTCCGCCCGTTGTGCTTCAGGGACAATCGGACGGGGAGGCTGTCCGGGTTTTTGGGGTTTAATCCTTTGGACGGACAAATCGCTATTTAATCCGACAACGAGCGATCGCCCTAAAGCTTTAGCGGCTTGTAAATAGCGAACATGACCTGCATGAATTAAATCAAAACAGCCATTCGTAAAAACAAGCGGACGCCACTGCTCAGGATGAAGGGTGATGTCTTGTTGTAATTGGGTTAAGGTGTAGAGATAAGGAGTCATTCAAGTCTAAGTAGGGAGGATGAGAATTTATTGAAATCAGTTCGCCAGAGGAATATCATTCACGTTTTTTTTGTTTTGTCAAGAGGTTTTTAGCTGTCCCAATCCCCTCTATCCAACAAATTACTGAATCTCAGTTCGCTGTTATTGCTCCGAACCGATTAAGATTGTAACGTTTGTTGATCTTAACCTTGCAAAGGAATTAAAAAATGAAATACTGAATGGGTAAGGACAGATAAAGCCAAACCCTTAATTTTTGAAACCTGTTGCAACCGACCCATAAGTTTGATAGAGAAAGATAGGAACTTTCCGGTCTGAACATCTCCTAACTAACTCTCAAAAGTTTGGGTTAGGCGAGACATCAGGAAACTCAGATCTCGATCTGGGTCAACCATTACTTAGCTTACGAATAATCTAATGAAAGCCACTTCTAGCCGTCAATTTTCCTCTACAACCTCTGTAATCCTAAAACTGGTTGGGGTAATTTTACTTCTCTCTTCCCTTGTGGATTATCTGGTACTTTTGATTCCGCCAAATTTTCTCAATCGAGGGTGGCAAATTAGTGTCACCAGCGACTTAGTAGATCGAGGTATTGTGCCTATGGTGGGAATGGCCTTGATCTTTGTTGCCTTTTGGATGGATAGTGCCATAGAAGGAACTGTCAAACCGAGTAAACCTTTTACCAGTTTAAGATTTTGGGTGGCATTACTAGCAAGTTTATTGGGGCTGTTATATCTGTTACTGTTTCCGTTGCATCTCAATAATACTCGTTTGGCTAGAGCCGAAGCTCTTACACAAATTAATCAACAAGCTACTCAAGCTCAAACTCAACTGGAACAGCAAATTAGTAGCGAACAATTTCAACAACAAATTCAACAGCGAAAAACTCAGCTTAAAGATCAATTTGCTGGCTTGACACAAAATCCTGATGCGCTCAATCAAGCCCTTTCTAATCCCAATCTACCGAAGCCCGTTAAAGACATTTTAGAACAGTCTAAATCGAATCCGAAAGCTATTGAAGAGTTTCTCAATCAACAAGCAGATAATTTACCGACACAGTTGTTAACTCAAATTCGCGATCGCAAACAAGAACTTGAACAACAAGCCAAAACCCAGTCGTTGAAATCAAGTTTACGAACCGGAATTAGTAGCTTATTATTAGCCATTGGCTATATTACAATTGGTTGGACAGGATTAAAAGGTCTGGGTATTCTCCGGGGTGGAAATCGTCGTAAAACCCCAGCAGCTTAACAGTTATCAGTGTAGAGACGTGCCAAAAGCCTTACGGCATGGCTCCGCCAAGGCGCGTCTGTACCAGTTATCAGTGAAAACAAAAAAATCTTGATTTTATTCATTCAAACCAACAATCAACTCGATATAACTGATCACTGGTACAGACGCGCCATGGCACGTCTCTACACTGATAACTGATAACTGATCACTGGTAACTGATAACTGATAACTGATTTTTCATGTTTTCTATTTATATTCTCACTGCCAACGAAGAAATTGATATCGCGGATTGTATTGAATCGGCGGCCTTATCGGATGACATTATTGTGGTCGATTCTTTCAGTCAAGATCGTACCGTTGAAATTGCTCAACAGTATCCCGTTCGCGTGGTACAACATTCCTTTGAAAGTCACGGAAAACAACGGACTTGGATGTTACAAGAAATTCCCACTAAACATGAGTGGGTTTACATTTTAGAAGCCGATGAACGGATGACCCCAGAGTTGTTTCAAGAATGTTTACAAGCCATCCAAAGCGATGATTTTATTGGGTATTATGTCGCCGAACGGGTGATATTTTTAGGCAGTTGGATTCGACGCAGTACCCAATATCCTCGGTATCAAATGCGTCTTTTTCGTAAGGATAAAGTTTGGTTTACCGATTATGGTCACACCGAACGAGAAGTTTGTAACGGCCCTACGGGATTTATTCAAGAAACCTATCCCCATTATACCTGTAGTAAAGGGTTATCCCGTTGGATTGAAAAACACAATCGTTATTCAACGGATGAAGCCGTAGAAACGCTACGTCAGTTACAGGCGGGAACAGTAAATTGGAAGGATTTATTCTTAGGTTCATCGGAAGTTGAACGGCGACGGGCGTTAAAAGATTTATCCTTACGTTTACCTTTTAGACCCCTAATTCGGTTTCTGTATATGTACTTTATTTTAGGGGGAATTTTAGATGGTCGTTCAGGATTTACTTGGTGTGTTTTACAAGCGTTTT
This Planktothrix sp. FACHB-1365 DNA region includes the following protein-coding sequences:
- a CDS encoding Uma2 family endonuclease, encoding MILQVEAQKIYTLEDYLDFEVNSPERHEYINGEIRPMTGGTPNHNQIAGNLYATLNFSLKRQPYRVFVTDQRLWIPEKRLYTYPDIMVVQGEIQLQEGRKDTITNPLIIAEVLSASTRNYDKDEKFAAYRTLPTFQEYLLIDQYTIHIEHYYKTDEKHWIFVEYNNSNETLVLNSISFEIVIADLYDKVEF
- a CDS encoding ISAs1 family transposase, which translates into the protein LKKLENKKESEISQAQEIVRDCQLKGKVITFDALHCNQKTAALVIESGNDYIMALKKNQKKLYEQVEAVIQSENPLSVDVTHEHSHGRKQKDNGG
- a CDS encoding cupredoxin domain-containing protein, which translates into the protein MNIKIKTGLQFSGILLSVLMVNSAPLRAMESHSEPANAQFKTIEQPLSTKMVVTVSGLALIGLELWWFLFSKPKAKKATLNEETQELEILVDGGYQPNRITVQSGKKVRLNFIRKDPSHCLDKVLFPDFNIAQDLPLNQTTTIEFIPEESGEYTFSCGMNMVRGVVEVQH
- a CDS encoding heavy metal translocating P-type ATPase — its product is MKTSYFQLKGMGCAACANTIETAIQNVDGVAVCHVNFGAEQATVEFDPKQTNIEQIQQAVIDAGYSAKPIEDTTSHLQDREKESREIEQKLTQKVVISAIISVLLVIGGLPMMTGLNLPWIPAWMHNPGLQLILTTPILFWSGQAFFLGAWKGLKRHQADMNTLIAVGTGAAYLYSIFVTFFPQFFLNQGLSADVYYESAAVIITLILLGQLLEYRAKGKTSDAIKKLMGLQAKTARVIRSGEEIDLPIEAVNVGDIIRVRPGEKIPVDGELIEGNSTIDESMVTGESIPVEKHPGDEVIGATINKTGSFKFRASRVGKDTVLAQIVQLVQQAQGSKAPIQKLADQVTGWFVPVVIAIAIATFILWFNFTGNLTLAITTTVGVLIIACPCALGLATPTSVMVGTGLGAEHGILIKGADSLELAHKIQTIVLDKTGTITAGKPTVTQYVTVGGTNNDHELKLLRLAAAIEQQSEHPLAEAIVQYAKAQGVTFPLPEIRNFQALAGMGVQGYISDRFVQIGTSRWMQELGIETEPLQQYQVSWESEGKTTAWIAVDGEIEGLVAISDAVKPTSKTAIQALQKMGLEVVMLTGDNQKTAEAIASEVGIKRIFAEVRPDQKANMIKSLQTERKGRKKQPSIVAMVGDGINDAPALAQADVGIAIGTGTDVAIAASDITLISGDLIGLVTAIKLSKATLNNIRQNLFFAFIYNSAGIPIAAGILYPLTGWLLNPIIAGGAMALSSISVVSNALRLRQFKLN
- a CDS encoding photosystem II protein, Psb35-related, whose product is MFTVLISLFIVGWVAAAVIGTQAYFRGEQTKPIHERNWNSNSFEQIAQSVTGQETDYSVRIPAYSLDAYASNNLGN
- a CDS encoding cell wall metabolism sensor histidine kinase WalK — its product is MFQATRRRLAIWYTAVTAILLLLFASGFYFYVRNTLIERIDDTLNHVVEVVERSLVIEPVSTPPAMSPAVLAGQFQVNVEASFRNNSNTVEDDHIDLEWFSPTGELLWSTFSQPLDIPIHPNQSGETVHISEKNNTSEMILRQVTDRVEIGRQVLGYLRVSHPWFEVAKPIRQLILDLTIGTILMVIGVAAIGWFLSGLAMEPVLYSYQRLKQFTADASHELRSPIALIQTNVQVALAEPNLSNSEQQQLQVIERITRRLGRLVDDLLFLARQDSGIVKPQFISLPLDGLLMEVIEEQKAIAILQKVHLSLNFIEDSEDLIANSNSHPNTETEPFTLQGDWDQLVRLFTNLVSNAVQYTPAGGEIKIELKQIPKIKRQPTLGKVTESWEKNHSLLKFEALQVIIKDTGIGIPVEALPHLFDRFYRVDPSRTHRNSGGSGLGLAIAQAIVENHHGQISLESKINQGTTVTVTLPLHPSGL